One Senegalia massiliensis DNA window includes the following coding sequences:
- a CDS encoding nitroreductase family protein: protein MLMNFYDAMKERRSIYNISDSSPISDEKIKEIIEESVKHTPTAFNSQSGRVILLLNDKHKRFWDITEDALRKVVPEGQFEPTEQKIESFRKGYGTILFFEDQDTVESLKEQFPLYKESFPIYSLESSGMLQYNIWTGLAINGLGASLQHYTELIEEDVKSEWNIDKSWKLLAQLPFGKKEEDAGEKEFLPLDKRVKILD, encoded by the coding sequence ATTTTAATGAATTTTTATGATGCTATGAAAGAGAGGAGAAGTATATATAATATAAGTGATTCTTCCCCTATTTCAGATGAAAAAATAAAAGAAATAATTGAGGAAAGTGTAAAACATACACCAACTGCTTTTAATTCACAAAGTGGTAGAGTAATATTGCTTTTAAATGATAAACACAAGAGATTTTGGGATATAACTGAGGATGCTTTAAGAAAAGTTGTACCAGAAGGACAATTTGAACCTACTGAACAGAAGATAGAATCTTTTAGAAAGGGTTATGGAACTATTTTATTTTTTGAAGATCAAGATACAGTTGAATCTCTTAAAGAACAATTTCCATTATATAAAGAAAGTTTTCCAATATATTCACTAGAATCATCAGGAATGCTTCAATATAATATTTGGACAGGACTTGCTATTAATGGATTAGGTGCTTCTTTACAACATTATACTGAACTTATAGAAGAAGATGTTAAATCGGAATGGAATATAGATAAGTCATGGAAGTTATTGGCTCAATTGCCTTTTGGTAAAAAAGAAGAAGATGCAGGAGAAAAAGAATTTTTACCTTTAGATAAGAGAGTTAAAATATTAGATTAA
- the abc-f gene encoding ribosomal protection-like ABC-F family protein, whose amino-acid sequence MLILEGKNIKKYYGERKILDIKNIRIYEGDRIGIVGVNGSGKTTLMNILSTEDNPDSGEVDIKGKISYITQLGTPEDKDMDYKLKGEFKVDYDNRDTLSGGEKTRLKLAEGLSVNPDLLLLDEPTSNLDIDGIDLLTEKLKNFYGAILIVSHDRTLLDNVVDKIIEVEDGEIKEYSGNYSSYKEQKESIRERQEFEYEEYIKEKGRLTQTIYERQGHAKGMKKAPTRMGNSEARLHKSSTRQIQGKIHNTINALETRIEKLNKKEKPKEIHQVKIDMPSVTNLRNKLLIDGDKISKSFGDKILFRNSELKIFNGDKAALLGGNGTGKTTLIKMILEGHDSINTCKNLKIGYFSQRLDILRENKTILENVMEDSIQNETIVRTLLSRLLFKREDIKKNVEVLSGGERVKVAFAKIFLSDVNFIILDEPTNYLDIPSIEALEDVLLDYEGSLLLVTHDKTFIEKIANKIITIEDKSLKVFKGSYKEFIERKENNINFGKEQAEKKLLILENRMSEVMGKLSLMPSKEEKEVLDKEFNQLVKDINKLKGNY is encoded by the coding sequence ATGCTTATATTAGAAGGAAAAAATATAAAGAAATATTATGGAGAAAGAAAAATACTAGATATAAAAAACATTAGAATATATGAAGGAGATAGGATAGGTATAGTAGGAGTAAATGGATCTGGTAAGACTACTTTAATGAATATACTATCTACTGAAGATAATCCAGATAGTGGAGAAGTAGATATTAAGGGTAAGATAAGTTATATAACTCAATTAGGAACTCCAGAAGATAAAGACATGGACTATAAGTTAAAGGGTGAGTTTAAAGTAGACTATGATAATAGAGATACCTTAAGTGGAGGAGAGAAAACAAGACTTAAATTGGCTGAGGGATTAAGTGTGAATCCAGATCTATTGCTATTAGATGAACCTACATCCAATTTAGATATAGATGGGATAGATCTACTAACAGAGAAACTTAAAAATTTCTATGGAGCAATCTTAATAGTATCCCATGATAGAACTCTACTTGATAATGTAGTAGATAAGATAATTGAGGTAGAAGATGGAGAAATTAAGGAATATAGCGGTAATTATTCATCATATAAGGAGCAAAAGGAATCTATAAGAGAAAGACAAGAGTTTGAATATGAAGAATATATTAAAGAAAAGGGAAGATTAACTCAAACAATTTATGAAAGACAAGGTCATGCCAAAGGTATGAAGAAGGCTCCTACAAGGATGGGTAACTCTGAAGCAAGACTTCATAAGTCAAGTACTCGACAAATTCAAGGGAAGATTCATAATACTATAAATGCCTTGGAAACTAGGATAGAAAAATTAAATAAAAAGGAAAAACCTAAGGAAATACATCAGGTAAAAATAGATATGCCTTCAGTGACTAATTTGAGAAACAAGTTATTAATAGATGGAGATAAAATATCTAAATCCTTTGGAGATAAGATTCTTTTTAGAAATTCGGAATTAAAGATATTTAATGGAGATAAAGCTGCATTATTAGGAGGTAATGGTACTGGAAAAACTACTCTAATAAAGATGATATTAGAGGGACATGACAGTATAAATACATGTAAAAATCTTAAGATAGGATATTTTTCTCAAAGGTTAGATATATTAAGAGAGAATAAAACTATTCTAGAAAATGTAATGGAGGATAGTATTCAGAATGAGACTATTGTAAGAACACTTTTATCAAGATTATTATTTAAGAGAGAAGATATAAAGAAAAATGTTGAAGTATTAAGTGGAGGAGAAAGAGTAAAAGTAGCCTTTGCAAAAATTTTCTTATCAGATGTAAATTTTATTATATTAGATGAGCCTACTAATTATCTAGATATACCATCTATAGAAGCACTTGAAGATGTCTTGTTAGACTATGAAGGAAGTCTTCTTTTAGTAACTCATGATAAGACTTTTATAGAAAAGATAGCAAATAAAATAATAACTATAGAGGACAAGAGTTTAAAAGTATTTAAAGGAAGCTATAAAGAATTTATAGAAAGAAAAGAAAATAATATTAACTTTGGTAAAGAACAGGCTGAAAAGAAACTTTTAATATTAGAAAATAGAATGTCAGAAGTGATGGGAAAATTGTCTTTAATGCCTTCAAAGGAAGAAAAGGAAGTTCTAGATAAAGAGTTTAATCAATTAGTAAAAGATATAAATAAACTTAAAGGGAATTATTAG
- a CDS encoding restriction endonuclease encodes MSIWLFRAGSNGEYENKFLTEGRVYLTWDELNFDLRNVECKKELYKVLINHYDLEKEKTAINWASQIWPMVYNMEKEDWVVLPSKVNRTIHFGKIIGDYIFDESLGNPYYHYREVDWFAQDIPRDRFDQDILYSLGAFMTVCRIHKNNAEERIKQMYKNNWYIPKAKTVEELVDDSDEAVPVDLNEYIFDSISERIIQKFKGHKMEELIEEILKAKGFTTFRSPEGSDHGVDILASADTLGFGSPKICAQIKTSNNPLDRPTLDQLIGTMSNFNADFGLLVSWSGFKNSVIREIPKQFFKVRLWDSQKIIEEIFKNYESLSDKIKAEIPLKRVWMLNEEE; translated from the coding sequence ATGAGTATATGGTTATTTAGAGCTGGTAGTAATGGTGAATATGAAAATAAATTTTTAACTGAGGGTAGAGTGTATTTGACTTGGGATGAGCTTAACTTTGATTTAAGAAATGTGGAGTGTAAAAAAGAACTTTATAAAGTACTTATAAATCACTACGATTTAGAGAAAGAAAAGACCGCTATAAATTGGGCATCTCAAATATGGCCAATGGTCTATAATATGGAAAAAGAGGATTGGGTTGTACTGCCATCAAAGGTTAATAGAACAATTCATTTTGGAAAAATCATAGGTGATTATATTTTTGATGAATCTTTAGGAAACCCATACTATCACTATAGAGAAGTAGATTGGTTTGCACAAGATATACCTAGAGATAGATTTGATCAAGATATATTATATTCACTAGGAGCATTTATGACAGTATGTAGAATACATAAAAACAATGCTGAAGAAAGAATCAAGCAAATGTATAAAAATAATTGGTATATTCCAAAAGCTAAAACTGTAGAAGAGTTGGTAGATGATTCAGATGAAGCAGTTCCAGTAGATTTAAATGAATATATATTTGATAGTATATCAGAAAGAATAATACAAAAGTTTAAAGGGCATAAAATGGAAGAACTTATAGAAGAAATATTAAAAGCTAAAGGATTCACTACATTTAGAAGTCCAGAAGGATCTGATCATGGAGTAGATATATTGGCTTCAGCAGATACTTTAGGTTTTGGGTCTCCAAAAATATGTGCTCAAATAAAGACTAGTAATAATCCACTAGATAGACCAACTTTAGATCAGCTCATTGGAACTATGAGTAATTTCAATGCTGATTTTGGGTTATTAGTATCTTGGAGTGGATTTAAAAATTCAGTAATAAGAGAAATACCAAAACAGTTCTTTAAAGTACGTCTTTGGGACTCACAAAAAATAATTGAAGAAATATTTAAAAATTATGAAAGTCTTAGCGATAAGATAAAAGCTGAAATTCCTTTAAAACGTGTATGGATGTTAAATGAAGAAGAGTAA
- a CDS encoding PH domain-containing protein, which translates to MADVNLNKIFNFYQELPVPESLNPFISENEIVKFAVKTVRDVAIFTDKRILVADKQGITGKKIEYYTIPYKSIITYAVETAGTFDLDSEIKLVLSGGITVELKFFKDKKMDGLLLRVYDIINNYMIQ; encoded by the coding sequence ATGGCAGATGTAAATTTAAATAAAATTTTTAATTTTTATCAAGAGTTACCTGTTCCTGAGAGTTTAAACCCTTTTATATCTGAAAATGAAATTGTGAAATTTGCTGTAAAAACAGTTAGAGATGTTGCAATATTTACAGATAAACGAATATTAGTAGCTGATAAACAAGGGATTACAGGTAAAAAGATAGAATATTATACTATACCATACAAAAGTATTATTACCTATGCTGTAGAAACAGCTGGTACTTTTGATTTAGATTCTGAAATAAAGTTAGTGTTATCAGGTGGAATTACTGTTGAGCTTAAATTTTTTAAAGATAAGAAGATGGATGGATTACTTTTAAGAGTTTATGATATTATAAATAACTATATGATACAGTAA
- a CDS encoding alpha/beta hydrolase, which produces MKNNGTFIKGKDDFPIYLYTWNRVNEPKGVVQIFHGMAEHAARYNDFAKHLNREGYIVYASDHRGHGKTAKGVDNLGNIGEDGFSNIVHDGYIINRMIKKSYSNLPIILLGHSFGSFISQEYIIKYGESIDGLILSGSAKMEGIPIKLGQIISTIQKKIYDDKNKANLIDKASFGNFNKKIKHPISKFSWLTRDEEQVEKYDEDPLCGTIFPIIYYYYFFDGLSKLYIKERLENIPKNLPIFIFSGDKDPVGGYGKQVKKLYETYKDIGIKNVNIKLYPGGRHEMLNEINRKEVYNHITDWIKEVYE; this is translated from the coding sequence ATGAAAAATAATGGAACATTCATAAAAGGAAAAGATGATTTTCCAATATATTTATATACTTGGAATAGAGTAAATGAACCAAAAGGAGTAGTACAAATATTTCATGGTATGGCAGAACATGCAGCAAGATATAATGACTTTGCAAAACATTTAAATAGAGAAGGATATATAGTATATGCCTCCGATCATAGAGGACATGGTAAAACAGCAAAAGGAGTAGATAACCTAGGAAATATTGGAGAGGATGGTTTTAGTAATATCGTCCATGATGGTTATATAATAAATAGGATGATAAAAAAATCATATTCAAATTTACCTATAATATTATTAGGACATAGCTTTGGTTCATTTATATCACAAGAATACATAATTAAATATGGTGAAAGTATAGATGGACTTATACTTTCAGGATCTGCTAAAATGGAAGGTATACCAATAAAACTAGGTCAAATAATTTCAACAATTCAGAAAAAAATATATGATGATAAAAATAAAGCTAATTTAATAGACAAAGCAAGTTTTGGTAATTTTAACAAAAAAATAAAACATCCAATTTCAAAATTTTCATGGCTTACTAGAGATGAAGAACAAGTTGAAAAATATGATGAAGATCCATTATGTGGAACTATATTTCCAATTATATATTATTATTATTTTTTTGATGGGCTATCTAAACTTTATATAAAAGAAAGATTAGAAAACATACCAAAAAATCTACCAATATTCATATTTTCAGGAGATAAAGATCCTGTAGGTGGATATGGGAAACAAGTAAAAAAACTTTATGAAACATATAAAGATATAGGAATAAAAAATGTAAATATAAAACTATATCCTGGTGGTAGACATGAAATGTTAAATGAAATAAATAGAAAAGAAGTATATAATCATATAACTGACTGGATTAAAGAAGTTTATGAGTAA
- a CDS encoding YbaK/EbsC family protein — translation MKTEEKVYEVLEEMNIEYELIEHPEVFTIEEARKYTSEEGIKNLFLTNKKKNKFFLVLINEDTKMDIKSFEEYIGEKRIKFANEKYLEEKMNTKPGAVSLFGLLNNEEKDIQVYLDTNIAKKEEVTFHPNNNTKTIIIKTGDMYKFLKELGYDYKFISI, via the coding sequence GTGAAAACAGAAGAAAAAGTATATGAAGTATTAGAAGAAATGAATATAGAATATGAATTAATAGAACATCCTGAAGTTTTTACAATCGAAGAAGCTCGTAAATATACTAGTGAAGAAGGAATAAAAAATTTATTTTTAACTAATAAAAAGAAAAACAAATTTTTTCTTGTACTTATAAATGAAGATACTAAAATGGATATAAAGAGTTTTGAAGAATATATAGGAGAAAAGAGAATTAAATTTGCAAATGAAAAATATTTAGAAGAAAAAATGAATACTAAACCAGGAGCAGTATCCTTATTTGGACTATTAAATAATGAAGAAAAAGATATACAAGTATATTTAGATACTAATATAGCAAAAAAAGAAGAAGTAACATTCCATCCAAATAATAATACTAAAACAATTATTATAAAAACAGGAGATATGTATAAGTTTTTAAAAGAGTTAGGGTATGATTATAAATTTATAAGTATTTAA
- a CDS encoding DUF362 domain-containing protein produces MKGCVKLNRTKVSLLKCPDYNYKKVEESILKSFENLGGIENYIKPKEKVLLKINLLMKKRPEEATTTHPVFTKALAKVLMDYGAEVIIADSPGGPFNKKILNGVYKACGIEEISNEIGAELNYNTNAVNMKNEKGLILKNINAIEVLNKVDKVISVSKLKTHGMMMFTGAVKNMFGIVAGLEKAEYHVRMPNIKDFSNALVDICMLSNPILSFMDGIVGMEGNGPSGGTPKQVGVVLASTTPYHLDVVATNLIGINSKKVPTIQRCIERKLCKGDLSDIELLGNKLNQLKIKDFIVPEIRSLDLLDGKLPKFMRDIINELMQPKPVFNKEICISCKKCLESCPPQVIKMINNKPSANLDECIRCFCCQELCPVNAIDIHRPLLMKLMAKL; encoded by the coding sequence ATGAAAGGCTGTGTAAAGTTGAATAGAACAAAAGTATCATTACTCAAATGCCCTGATTATAATTATAAAAAAGTTGAAGAATCAATATTGAAATCCTTTGAAAATTTAGGTGGAATAGAAAATTACATAAAACCTAAAGAAAAGGTACTTCTTAAAATAAATTTGTTAATGAAGAAAAGACCTGAAGAAGCTACAACTACTCATCCTGTTTTTACAAAAGCATTAGCAAAGGTATTGATGGACTATGGTGCAGAAGTAATAATAGCAGATAGCCCAGGAGGACCTTTCAATAAAAAAATATTAAATGGAGTATATAAGGCCTGTGGAATAGAAGAAATATCGAATGAAATAGGAGCGGAATTAAACTATAATACAAATGCAGTTAATATGAAAAATGAAAAAGGATTAATATTAAAAAATATAAACGCTATAGAAGTATTAAATAAAGTAGACAAAGTAATATCAGTATCAAAATTAAAAACACATGGTATGATGATGTTTACGGGAGCAGTTAAAAATATGTTTGGAATAGTAGCTGGACTTGAAAAAGCAGAATATCATGTGCGAATGCCAAATATCAAAGACTTTTCAAATGCTTTAGTAGATATATGTATGCTTTCAAATCCAATATTATCATTTATGGATGGAATTGTAGGTATGGAAGGAAATGGACCAAGTGGAGGCACACCAAAACAAGTAGGAGTAGTATTAGCGTCTACAACACCATATCATTTAGATGTAGTAGCTACAAATTTAATAGGAATAAACTCTAAAAAAGTACCTACAATACAAAGGTGTATAGAAAGGAAATTATGTAAAGGTGATTTATCAGATATAGAACTTTTAGGAAATAAATTAAATCAACTTAAAATAAAGGATTTTATAGTACCAGAAATAAGAAGTTTAGACCTTTTAGATGGTAAACTACCAAAATTTATGAGAGATATAATAAATGAACTTATGCAACCAAAACCAGTATTTAATAAAGAAATATGTATTAGTTGTAAGAAATGTCTGGAAAGTTGCCCACCTCAAGTAATAAAAATGATTAATAACAAGCCATCTGCAAATTTAGATGAATGTATAAGATGTTTTTGTTGTCAGGAACTATGCCCAGTAAATGCAATAGATATTCATAGACCATTACTTATGAAATTAATGGCTAAATTATAG
- a CDS encoding Fur family transcriptional regulator: MNIKNLSDILAEKNIRPSYQRLKIYEYLMNNKNHPTVDDIYNNLLIQIPTLSKTTIYTTLELFIEKDLVHRILFDKKEFRYDANYNHNAHFKCKKCSNLYDIDIDTSIASDKNLKGYETHDIQINLTGICENCIANMT; the protein is encoded by the coding sequence ATGAACATAAAAAATTTATCAGATATTCTAGCAGAAAAAAATATTAGACCATCTTATCAAAGATTAAAAATATATGAATATTTAATGAATAATAAGAATCATCCTACTGTTGATGATATATATAATAATTTATTAATTCAAATTCCTACTTTGTCTAAAACTACTATATATACTACTCTAGAGTTGTTTATAGAAAAAGATTTAGTTCATAGGATACTTTTTGATAAAAAAGAATTTAGATATGATGCCAATTATAATCATAATGCTCACTTTAAATGCAAAAAATGTAGTAATTTATATGATATAGACATAGACACTAGTATTGCTAGTGATAAAAATTTAAAAGGATATGAAACTCATGATATACAAATTAATTTAACTGGGATATGTGAAAATTGTATTGCAAATATGACTTAA
- the prxU gene encoding thioredoxin-dependent peroxiredoxin (Most members of this family contain a selenocysteine.): protein MPKEFKAGCQRPTIKKKETISEKKDFVKETKKEELQMIKVGKPAPNFNAPGFYDGKFMDFDLSEYKGKWVLLCFYPGDFTFVUATEVSAVAEKFNELQDLGVEVLSVSVDSPFVHKVWNDNELSKMVNKDIPFPMLSDQDGSIGKKYGIYDEESGVETRGRFIIDPDGIVQGFEVLTPPVGRNVSETIRQIKAYQLVRKTQGGEVTPSGWKPGKKTLKPGPDLVGNVWKEWKVSEAFED, encoded by the coding sequence ATGCCAAAAGAGTTTAAAGCAGGTTGTCAAAGACCAACAATTAAAAAGAAAGAAACAATTTCAGAAAAAAAAGATTTTGTAAAAGAAACTAAAAAGGAGGAATTGCAAATGATTAAAGTAGGTAAACCAGCACCAAATTTTAATGCACCAGGTTTTTATGATGGAAAGTTTATGGATTTTGATTTGTCTGAGTATAAAGGTAAATGGGTATTATTATGTTTCTATCCAGGAGACTTTACTTTTGTCTGAGCTACTGAAGTGTCAGCAGTTGCTGAAAAATTTAATGAATTACAAGATTTAGGTGTAGAAGTATTGTCTGTAAGTGTAGATAGTCCTTTTGTTCATAAAGTATGGAATGACAATGAGTTATCTAAAATGGTTAATAAGGATATTCCGTTCCCTATGTTATCTGACCAAGATGGTTCTATTGGTAAAAAATATGGTATTTATGATGAAGAAAGTGGCGTTGAAACTAGAGGTAGATTTATAATAGATCCTGATGGAATAGTACAAGGTTTTGAAGTACTTACTCCTCCAGTAGGTAGAAATGTATCTGAAACTATTAGACAAATAAAAGCATATCAATTGGTAAGAAAAACTCAAGGTGGTGAGGTTACTCCATCTGGATGGAAACCAGGTAAAAAGACTTTAAAACCAGGTCCAGATTTAGTGGGTAATGTTTGGAAAGAATGGAAAGTATCAGAAGCATTTGAAGATTAA
- a CDS encoding DUF1667 domain-containing protein: MKEYEKVCIVCPIGCRLTITEDPKSDDGYKVEGNNCPRGEKYGIKEVTNPTRVLTTTVKIVGAHLSRIPVISNDGIPKDKLFEAMEIINNLEIIAPIKSGDVVVKNILDTRVDIVASRSMEKE; encoded by the coding sequence ATGAAGGAATATGAAAAAGTATGTATAGTATGCCCTATTGGATGTAGACTAACTATAACAGAGGATCCTAAAAGTGATGATGGGTATAAAGTAGAAGGAAACAATTGTCCTAGAGGAGAAAAATACGGAATAAAAGAAGTCACTAATCCCACTAGAGTATTAACTACTACAGTAAAAATAGTAGGAGCTCACTTATCTAGAATACCAGTTATAAGTAATGATGGGATACCTAAAGATAAACTATTTGAAGCTATGGAAATAATAAATAATTTAGAAATTATAGCACCAATAAAGTCAGGAGATGTAGTAGTAAAAAATATATTAGATACCCGAGTAGACATAGTAGCATCAAGAAGTATGGAAAAAGAATAA
- a CDS encoding NAD(P)/FAD-dependent oxidoreductase has product MNYDIVVIGGGPAGLAAAIEAQKNGIDNILVIERDKELGGILQQCIHNGFGLHVFKEELTGPGYAEKFINELKDLNIEYKLDTMVLDITEDKVINAINSEDGFMEIKAGAIVLAMGCRERPRGALSIPGTRPAGVYTAGTAQRFINMEGYMVGKKVVILGSGDIGLIMARRLTLEGAEVQAVAELMPYSGGLTRNIVQCLDDFDIPLLLSHTVVDIKGKDRVEKVVIAKVDENKKPISGTEKVYECDTLLLSVGLIPENELSKSTGIQLDPTTNGPRVNESMETSIEGIFACGNVVHVHDLVDFVTEESRRAGENAAKFIKKELSNYSHIINSQPKNGIRYIIPHEIREENLDTTLDLFMRVTDVYKDVKLVIKADGEVVREINKKHLAPGEMERVKLPAKSIKNKNISNISVEVQGKEN; this is encoded by the coding sequence TTGAATTACGATATTGTAGTTATAGGAGGAGGCCCAGCAGGGTTAGCTGCTGCAATAGAAGCTCAAAAAAATGGTATAGATAATATTTTAGTTATAGAAAGGGATAAAGAATTAGGAGGAATACTTCAACAATGTATTCATAATGGATTTGGACTTCATGTGTTTAAAGAAGAATTGACAGGACCAGGTTATGCAGAGAAATTCATAAATGAATTAAAAGATTTAAATATAGAATATAAATTAGATACTATGGTATTAGATATAACGGAAGATAAAGTTATAAACGCTATAAATTCAGAAGATGGATTTATGGAGATAAAAGCAGGAGCAATAGTATTAGCAATGGGATGTAGAGAAAGGCCAAGGGGGGCATTATCAATTCCAGGAACAAGGCCTGCAGGGGTATATACAGCAGGTACTGCTCAGCGTTTTATAAATATGGAAGGATATATGGTAGGGAAAAAGGTAGTAATATTGGGTTCAGGAGATATAGGACTTATTATGGCTAGAAGACTTACTTTAGAAGGAGCAGAAGTTCAAGCAGTTGCAGAGTTAATGCCCTACTCAGGAGGATTGACTAGGAATATAGTCCAATGCCTAGATGATTTTGATATACCATTACTATTAAGTCATACAGTAGTAGATATAAAAGGGAAAGATAGAGTAGAGAAAGTAGTCATAGCAAAGGTAGATGAAAATAAAAAACCTATATCAGGAACTGAAAAAGTTTACGAATGTGATACGTTATTACTTTCTGTTGGATTAATACCGGAAAATGAACTTTCAAAAAGTACAGGAATCCAATTAGATCCTACAACAAATGGTCCAAGGGTGAATGAATCTATGGAGACTAGTATAGAAGGAATATTTGCTTGTGGAAATGTAGTACATGTACACGATCTAGTAGATTTTGTTACAGAAGAAAGTAGAAGAGCGGGAGAAAATGCAGCTAAATTTATTAAAAAAGAGCTTTCAAATTATAGTCACATAATAAATTCACAACCTAAGAATGGAATAAGATATATAATTCCCCATGAAATTAGAGAAGAAAACTTAGATACAACCCTAGACTTATTCATGAGAGTGACAGATGTATACAAAGATGTAAAGCTAGTAATTAAGGCAGATGGAGAAGTAGTAAGGGAAATTAATAAAAAACATTTAGCCCCTGGAGAGATGGAAAGGGTTAAATTACCAGCTAAAAGTATAAAAAATAAAAATATATCTAATATTTCAGTAGAAGTTCAAGGGAAGGAGAACTAG
- a CDS encoding NAD(P)/FAD-dependent oxidoreductase yields MYDVTIIGAGVIGNFIARELSRYKLNIGIIEKDNEVSNGTTKANSAIIHGGYDAKPGTKMAKFNSEGNPMFDKVCEELDVPFKRIGSLVLAFNDKDMEMVEELYNRGIENNIPNMQIIGKEKVKEMEPNINEDIIGALYSPTAGIVGVYELAIALAENAVDNGVELILNSEVKDIEKVDDGYKILTNNGEMKSKYVINCAGVYADKINNMVANETFKIIPKRGQYYILDKSAGDITNHIIFQTPNEFGKGVLIAPTVHGNIIVGPDSQELSDNERDQIHTSSSNLNYVRNTALKSIDKVPFNKTITNFSGLRAEPSTGDFIIGESQEAKGFINVAGIKSPGLSSAPAIAQYVVDLIKEIDNGLDENTDFNPRREMIVFDQLTKEKKVELIKKDPRYGRIICRCENITEGEIVDSIKKNVGAMTVDGIKRRVRPGAGRCQGGFCGPRVMEILARELNKDIEEVVKDGNKSNILTGKTKS; encoded by the coding sequence ATGTATGACGTAACAATAATAGGGGCTGGAGTAATAGGAAATTTTATAGCAAGGGAATTATCAAGATATAAACTAAATATAGGAATAATAGAAAAAGATAATGAAGTATCAAATGGTACAACAAAAGCAAATAGTGCCATAATCCATGGTGGTTATGATGCAAAACCAGGAACAAAAATGGCCAAGTTCAATTCAGAGGGAAATCCTATGTTCGATAAGGTATGTGAAGAATTAGATGTACCTTTCAAAAGAATAGGATCTTTAGTATTAGCTTTCAACGATAAAGACATGGAAATGGTAGAAGAATTATATAACAGAGGTATAGAAAACAATATACCTAATATGCAAATAATAGGGAAAGAAAAAGTTAAGGAAATGGAACCTAATATAAATGAAGATATAATAGGAGCATTATATTCTCCTACTGCAGGAATAGTTGGTGTATATGAATTGGCTATAGCTTTAGCTGAAAATGCAGTAGACAATGGAGTAGAGTTAATTTTAAATAGCGAAGTTAAAGATATTGAAAAGGTAGATGATGGGTATAAAATATTAACAAATAATGGAGAAATGAAATCTAAATATGTAATCAACTGCGCTGGTGTATATGCAGATAAGATAAATAATATGGTTGCAAATGAAACATTTAAGATAATACCTAAAAGGGGACAATACTATATTTTAGATAAGAGTGCTGGAGATATAACTAACCACATAATATTCCAAACTCCTAATGAATTTGGAAAGGGTGTTTTGATTGCCCCTACAGTACATGGGAATATAATAGTAGGGCCAGACAGCCAAGAATTAAGTGATAATGAAAGGGATCAGATTCATACTTCAAGCTCTAATCTTAACTACGTGAGAAATACAGCTTTAAAAAGTATAGATAAAGTACCATTTAATAAGACTATCACTAACTTCTCAGGGCTTAGAGCAGAACCAAGTACAGGAGACTTTATAATAGGTGAATCACAAGAAGCAAAAGGATTTATAAATGTAGCGGGAATTAAGTCTCCAGGATTATCCTCTGCACCTGCAATAGCTCAATATGTTGTAGATTTAATTAAAGAAATTGATAATGGATTAGATGAAAATACAGACTTTAATCCTAGAAGAGAAATGATTGTATTTGATCAGTTAACTAAAGAAAAAAAAGTTGAATTGATAAAAAAAGATCCAAGGTACGGTAGAATTATCTGTAGATGTGAAAATATAACAGAAGGAGAAATAGTAGATAGCATAAAGAAGAATGTTGGGGCAATGACAGTTGATGGAATTAAAAGAAGAGTAAGACCTGGAGCAGGAAGATGTCAAGGTGGTTTTTGTGGTCCTAGGGTAATGGAAATATTAGCTAGAGAACTAAATAAAGATATAGAAGAAGTAGTAAAGGACGGAAATAAATCTAATATATTAACAGGAAAAACGAAATCCTAA